The Sesamum indicum cultivar Zhongzhi No. 13 linkage group LG2, S_indicum_v1.0, whole genome shotgun sequence genome contains a region encoding:
- the LOC105155878 gene encoding serine carboxypeptidase-like 18 isoform X2, whose protein sequence is MELISLKLLLFPLLILCSSRAVLAQHLVESLPGLPDKLPNKFETGYIGVGENEEAQLFYYFFESESKPEKDPLLLWLTGGPGCTGLSTILLEMGTFMLDYANSKGGSVALKLNEYAWTKAANILFIDQPVGTGFSYSKTLESSLANDTLSGKLTYDFLKKWLIGHPKYLENPLYIFGESYGGIIIPLVVNEVYNGIDAGDKPVLNMKGYGIGNPITDLFADLNERIPYAHRMGLLSDKLYQCLDRIAKAHILDPWCEDSLAKKQDVLSWYMSFEENSINFLQSVVAAGKKEWCREDNVRLAHTWANDKSAQKALNVREGTIKQWVRCNQSIVNSTPGPSGIIPYINNVKRTVGYHQKFTHKSARVLIFSGDHDMMAPHISTEKWIESLKVPIKSDWRPWFHENQIGGYTMQYAQGDYELTYATIKGGGHTNPEFRPKESFVMFDRWIRGNTL, encoded by the exons ATGGAGTTGATCTCTCTCAAGCTATTGCTGTTTCCGCTACTGATTCTTTGCTCCAGCAGAGCAGTTTTGGCACAGCATTTGGTCGAAAGTCTGCCTGGTTTGCCCGATAAACTCCCCAACAAATTTGAAACCGG atatATCGGTGTGGGAGAAAATGAGGAGGCCCAACTTTTCTACTACTTCTTTGAGTCTGAAAGCAAACCTGAAAAGGATCCCTTGTTACTTTGGCTGACTGGGGGACCTGGTTGTACGGGTCTTTCCACCATTTTACTAGAAATGG GTACCTTTATGCTCGACTATGCGAATAGCAAAGGGGGTTCAGTAGCACTGAAGTTAAATGAGTATGCTTGGACAAAG gCTGCCAACATTTTGTTTATCGATCAACCTGTCGGTACTGGATTTTCTTATTCAAAAACTTTGGAAAGTTCCCTTGCAAACGATACATTGTCTGGAAAACTTACTTACGACTTCCTTAAAAAG TGGCTTATAGGCCACCCCAAATATCTAGAGAATCCACTCTACATTTTTGGTGAATCTTATGGTGGCATCATTATTCCCCTTGTTGTCAATGAAGTGTATAATG GCATTGATGCAGGGGACAAACCTGTGTTAAATATGAAG GGTTATGGAATAGGAAATCCTATTACCGATTTGTTCGCCGACCTTAATGAAAGAATACCATACGCTCACCGAATGGGACTCCTAtcagataaattatatcag TGTCTTGATAGAATTGCCAAGGCCCATATATTAGATCCGTGGTGTGAAGACTCGTTGGCAAAGAAACAAGATGTCCTGTCGTGGTATATgtcttttgaagaaaattctataaattttttacaatcGGTAGTTGCTGCTGGGAAAAAAGAATGGTGCCGA GAAGATAATGTTCGCCTTGCCCATACATGGGCAAATGATAAATCTGCTCAAAAAGCTCTTAATGTTCGTGAG GGAACAATAAAGCAATGGGTGAGATGCAACCAAAGCATTGTTAATAGTACACCTGGTCCAAGTGGGATTATTCCTTAcataaataatgttaaaagGACAGTAGGCTATCACCAGAAGTTCACACATAAAAGTGCTCGAGTTTTGATTTtcag CGGTGATCATGATATGATGGCTCCTCACATATCCACTGAAAAATGGATAGAATCCTTGAAAGTGCCAATTAAAAGTGATTGGAGACCTTGGTTTcatgaaaatcaaattggaGG ataCACTATGCAGTATGCACAAGGAGATTACGAACTCACATATGCCACCATCAAG GGAGGTGGCCATACAAATCCAGAATTCAGACCTAAGGAAAGCTTTGTCATGTTCGATAGATGGATTCGTGGAAACACTCTCTAG
- the LOC105155878 gene encoding serine carboxypeptidase-like 18 isoform X1, whose amino-acid sequence MELISLKLLLFPLLILCSSRAVLAQHLVESLPGLPDKLPNKFETGYIGVGENEEAQLFYYFFESESKPEKDPLLLWLTGGPGCTGLSTILLEMGTFMLDYANSKGGSVALKLNEYAWTKAANILFIDQPVGTGFSYSKTLESSLANDTLSGKLTYDFLKKWLIGHPKYLENPLYIFGESYGGIIIPLVVNEVYNGIDAGDKPVLNMKGYGIGNPITDLFADLNERIPYAHRMGLLSDKLYQSAKVNCHGNYLNVDSDNDLCLNDIEKINQCLDRIAKAHILDPWCEDSLAKKQDVLSWYMSFEENSINFLQSVVAAGKKEWCREDNVRLAHTWANDKSAQKALNVREGTIKQWVRCNQSIVNSTPGPSGIIPYINNVKRTVGYHQKFTHKSARVLIFSGDHDMMAPHISTEKWIESLKVPIKSDWRPWFHENQIGGYTMQYAQGDYELTYATIKGGGHTNPEFRPKESFVMFDRWIRGNTL is encoded by the exons ATGGAGTTGATCTCTCTCAAGCTATTGCTGTTTCCGCTACTGATTCTTTGCTCCAGCAGAGCAGTTTTGGCACAGCATTTGGTCGAAAGTCTGCCTGGTTTGCCCGATAAACTCCCCAACAAATTTGAAACCGG atatATCGGTGTGGGAGAAAATGAGGAGGCCCAACTTTTCTACTACTTCTTTGAGTCTGAAAGCAAACCTGAAAAGGATCCCTTGTTACTTTGGCTGACTGGGGGACCTGGTTGTACGGGTCTTTCCACCATTTTACTAGAAATGG GTACCTTTATGCTCGACTATGCGAATAGCAAAGGGGGTTCAGTAGCACTGAAGTTAAATGAGTATGCTTGGACAAAG gCTGCCAACATTTTGTTTATCGATCAACCTGTCGGTACTGGATTTTCTTATTCAAAAACTTTGGAAAGTTCCCTTGCAAACGATACATTGTCTGGAAAACTTACTTACGACTTCCTTAAAAAG TGGCTTATAGGCCACCCCAAATATCTAGAGAATCCACTCTACATTTTTGGTGAATCTTATGGTGGCATCATTATTCCCCTTGTTGTCAATGAAGTGTATAATG GCATTGATGCAGGGGACAAACCTGTGTTAAATATGAAG GGTTATGGAATAGGAAATCCTATTACCGATTTGTTCGCCGACCTTAATGAAAGAATACCATACGCTCACCGAATGGGACTCCTAtcagataaattatatcag TCGGCAAAAGTTAATTGTCATGGGAACTACCTGAATGTTGATTCGGATAATGATTTATGCCtaaatgatattgaaaaaataaatcag TGTCTTGATAGAATTGCCAAGGCCCATATATTAGATCCGTGGTGTGAAGACTCGTTGGCAAAGAAACAAGATGTCCTGTCGTGGTATATgtcttttgaagaaaattctataaattttttacaatcGGTAGTTGCTGCTGGGAAAAAAGAATGGTGCCGA GAAGATAATGTTCGCCTTGCCCATACATGGGCAAATGATAAATCTGCTCAAAAAGCTCTTAATGTTCGTGAG GGAACAATAAAGCAATGGGTGAGATGCAACCAAAGCATTGTTAATAGTACACCTGGTCCAAGTGGGATTATTCCTTAcataaataatgttaaaagGACAGTAGGCTATCACCAGAAGTTCACACATAAAAGTGCTCGAGTTTTGATTTtcag CGGTGATCATGATATGATGGCTCCTCACATATCCACTGAAAAATGGATAGAATCCTTGAAAGTGCCAATTAAAAGTGATTGGAGACCTTGGTTTcatgaaaatcaaattggaGG ataCACTATGCAGTATGCACAAGGAGATTACGAACTCACATATGCCACCATCAAG GGAGGTGGCCATACAAATCCAGAATTCAGACCTAAGGAAAGCTTTGTCATGTTCGATAGATGGATTCGTGGAAACACTCTCTAG